The Streptomyces tubercidicus DNA segment GCAGCGGGCGGACCCGGTCGCCGTTGACCACCGACAGGTCGGAGTGGCAGAGCGAGGCGGCCGCGACACGGACCAGCACCTCGCCCTCGCGGGGTGCGCCCAGCTCCAGCTCCTCCACCTCCACCGGACGGGTCTCGGAGTAGGGGCGGGCGGCCGACACCCTGCGCAGTATCGCGGCACGCGTCTTCATGCCCGCACCTCCGGGCGCGGGGCGCAGCGCAGCACGTCGCGGCTGTCCAGCAGGGGGACGATCATGCCGAGCACGATGTCCTGGAAGTGCGGTGTGGCGCAGTGGGCGGTGAAGTCGGCCTCGCAGCCGTACTCCTCGTACAGCACGACGGTCCGTGGGTCCTCGATGCCCTGGTGGACGCGGTAGGCGAGATTGCCCGGCTCCCGGCGGGAGGCGGCGGCCACGGTGTCGAGCAGGGAGAGGACGGTGTTCTCCTCGCCCTCCTTGGTGCGGTAGCGGGCGACGACGACGTATGACATGGGGGTCTTACTCCTGGGGTGGTGCGGTGGGCCTCTTCAGCGCGGC contains these protein-coding regions:
- a CDS encoding putative quinol monooxygenase, which encodes MSYVVVARYRTKEGEENTVLSLLDTVAAASRREPGNLAYRVHQGIEDPRTVVLYEEYGCEADFTAHCATPHFQDIVLGMIVPLLDSRDVLRCAPRPEVRA